The Deinococcus reticulitermitis sequence GGGTCGCCTGACCCCGAGGTCTGGGCGGCGCTGGCCAACGCGTTCGTGGACCGATTGAACTTCGTCCGGGCGGGCGGCGCGGAGCAGGCCCAGCGACTGCTCACGGCCTGCGGGGGCCGGCGCCTGGTGCATGGGCACTCGCCGGTGCCGCTGCTGCTGCGCGAGGGCGGCCCGGCCCTGAGCGGCGACCCGGATCTGCCGCTGCTGTATGCAGGGGGGCTGTGCCTCGGCGTGGACAGCGCGATGGCCTATCTCCGGCACGCGGGCTTCATCGCGCGGCTCGGGGAGGCCACCGCCGAAGAGGTCGTCATGATCGCTCCCCAGCTGGCGCGGCGCGGCTGACCCTACCCTGCCCACCCGATCCCTCCGCGTCCTGGTCCCTTCTGAACCCTGATCCCGCTGCGAGCCCTGACGGGGCGGGCCCATCCTCCGGCTCAGGTCGCCATCCTTCACCCGTCAGCGGCGTAGACTGGCCGGATGCAGCTGCTCCTCGACCTTCATCCTGACGCCTACCCGCTGGAAGGGTTTCGGCGCCGGCAACTGCTTGACTGGGTGTTCGGGCAGGGCGTGGGCAACTTTGGCGCGATGACCAATCTTCCCGCCGCCGACCGCGCGGCGCTGGAGGCGGAGTACCGCCTCAACCCCTTTCAGGACATCGAGACGGTGCGCAGCCGCGACGGCTCGGTCAAGTACCTCTTCACGCTGCTCGATGGTCGGCAGATGGAAGCGGTGTATATGCCCTACCTCGACCGCCAGACGATCTGCGTCTCGACGATGGTGGGCTGCCCGGCCCGCTGCGCGTTTTGCGCGACGGGGGCGATGGGCTTCGGGCGCAACCTGACCCCCGGCGAGATCGTGGGGCAGGTGCTCGCGGTGGCGGGCGGCGAGGGCGTGGCGCCGCGCGAGATTCGCAACCTCGTCTTCATGGGCATGGGTGAGGCGATGCTCAATTACGAGCACACCATGGCGGCGGCCCGACTGCTGCTGCACCCTCAGGCGCTGGGCATGAGCCGGCGCCGGGTGACCCTCTCCACGGTGGGGATCGCCAAGGGCATTCGCCGGCTCGCCGAGGAAGACGACCTCGGCATCAAGCTCGCCATCAGCCTGCACGCCCCCGACGAGGCGACGCGCCAGAAGATCATCCCAACGGGCGCGGCCAATTCCATCGCCGAGATCATGAGCGCCGCCCGCGATTACCAGGCCGTCACCGGGCGCCGCGTGACACTGGAATACACCATGCTGCGCGGCCTGAACGACCACCTCTGGCAGGCCGAGCTTCTCGCCGACCTGCTGCGCGGTCTGGTCAGCCATGTCAACCTGATTCCGATGAATCCCTGGGAGGGCTCGAACTTCGAGTCGAGCAGCGAGGCGCAGATTCAGGCGTTCTACGACGCGCTGCAAGCGCGCGGTGTGGACGTGAGTGTGCGGCGGTCGCGGGGCCGGGACGCGGGGGCGGCCTGCGGTCAGCTCGCGCTCAAGCGCCCCGGTGCGCGCGCGGGCGCGGCTCCCGTCTGAGCGGCGGGCCAGCTAACATGGCCGCAGTGACCCACCGGTCGTGCCCGGCCTGCCCGTCGGGTGGTCAGGGCCGGCCGGGTGGTAAGGGTTGTGCAAGACCGCTCCCCCTAGCCTGACGGTGTCCGTCTTTTCAGGAGGCCTTACTGATGCACCTTGTTACTGACGCTGCCCGCCCCGCCGCTGCCCGCTTCTTTCTCACGGCGGCCCTGCTGTGCAGCGCGGGTGTCCAGGCCCAGACACTGATCGACACTTCGGCGGCCATCGGCGTACAAAACACCCTGCTCGAGCAGCAGCCTGTGCCAGGCCGCCTTCCTGCCGTCGCTCTGCCGTCGCCCGCCTCCCCGGCAGCGTCCGCCACGCCGCCCGCGCCTGTCCCCGCCCCTTCCGCCGAGGCCCCTGCCGCGGCCCGCCCGGTCACGCCCCTGACCGCTGAGCAGCAGGCGGCGCTGGTTGAGGCGCAGGCGAGTTACGCCGCCGGCAACTATCCCCTTGCCCGCGCGCAGTACGAGGCGCTGATCGTGCGCAACTTCGCCCACCCCGATCCGCACTTCGGCCTGGGGCTCACGCTGTACGCCCTGGGCGATCTGCGCGGCGCGGCGTTCGAATTCGGGCAGTTCGTCGTGTTCGCGCCGGGGCGTTTTGAAGGCCCCTACAACCTCGGCGTGATCGCCACCCGTGAAGAGCGCTTTGCTGAAGCGCTGCGGCTGTATCAGACCGCCGCGCAGCTCGCGGGGCCGTCGGCGCCCCCGACCGTCCGGGCCCAGGTGCTGCGGGCCCTCGCGGCTGAGCAGACCCGGATCAAGGACTACCTGGGGCTGAGCGAAACCTACAGCGCCCTGGTGGCCCTCAACCCGCAGAGCAGCGGCGACCTCTACCGCCGCGCGCAGTCGCTCTATCTCGCTGAGCGGTACGACGAGGCGCTGCCCGCCACCTACGCGGCCTTGCAGGCGCAGCCGGCGAGCCTGAGTGCGGCGCTGCTGCTTGCCGACGTGTATATGGCGCAGGGCCTGCCCGACCGCGCCACCCGGGAACTGGGCGCGGCAGTGGCGCGGGTGAACAGCGGCAGCGAGCGATCGGCCCTGCTGCTGCGTAAGGCTGAGCTGCTCACGCAGACCGATCCCCGGTCGGCCCTTCAGGCGGCGAGCGACGCGCGGCGCGAGGATACCCGCAACGCCGGCGCTTTCGCGCGCGAGGGCGAACTGCTCGCCGGGCTCGGCGAGCGCGCAGCGGCCATTGCGGCCTATCGCCGCGCCGCCCATCTCGACGACAAAAATCCCCGCCATCAGGCAGCCCTCGCCGGGCTGTACCTCGCTGGAAACGAGTACGCGCGCGCGCGCAACGCGGTGGCGCTGACCCTCAAGCTCAAGCCCGACGCGGCAATCACCGCCCGAATGCAGTACGTGCAGGGCGTGGTGGCCTACCGCCAGGGCCGCTCCGCCGAGGCCCTGGCCCTGCTGCGGGCCAGTGCCCAGGTTGCGCCCAGCGGCGAAGCGCTGCTGTGGCTGGGCCTGAGCCAGTACGCCTTAGGGGACTATGCGGCGGCGGCGACGACCCTGGGCGAGAGTGTGCGCCTCAGCCCCACGCCCCTGGCCCGCCAGAACCTCGCCTCGGCGCTGCTTGCCACCGCCCGCTACGCCGAGGCCGAGGCGCTGGCCCGTGGGCTGGTGACCGACGGGGTGAAGAACGCCGACGGGTGGTATCTCCTCGGCCTCGCGCAGCGGGCCCAGCAGCGCGCGAACGAGGCCAGACAGTCCTTTAAAAAGGCCGCCGCCCTCGGCGACCGCCGCGCCCAGGACGCCCTCAAATGACGCGCAGCCGCTCACAGCCCCGGGTGTCGGCGCCCCCCCCCAAACCCGCTCCCCCGGCTCGCCCCGCGCGCTGGCCGGACCTTCTGACCGCCGCCCTCGCCCTCGCGGTGGTGGGTGGACTCGGGGCGCTCTGGTGGGGCGAGCGGCCTGCGCCGCTGTCGGCCGCTGTCGTCACGGCACCGATTCAGGCGCAGATCCCAGCGGCCCCCGCCACACTGACGTCCGCTCCCCCAGCGGCGAGCTCCTCCTCGGGGGCTCAGGTTCAGTCCGGGGCCACCGAGGCGGGCACCATTCCCCCGGTGCCGGCGCCGCCGCCTGTTGCCGAGATTCCGCCGCCCGTGGTGCCAGAACCCGTGGCGCCAGCGACAGGGGTACCGAAGCCGGGAGGACCGGCCACACCCTCCGCCGGCAGCGACTCTGCTGCGCCCGGTGGGGCAGGTCCCGCTGCTGACGTGGCGGCGAGCCAGGCCCCACCCGCCCCACCTTCAGCTGTCCCGGCTGGGGTCGCGCCCCGTGCCGGGGGGGCCGTAGCGACCAGTGAGAGCCGGACGCCGCTGCGGAGCGATTACCGCGTCACGCTGGGCACGTTCGGCTCGCAGGCGAGTGCCGAGGCGAGCGCCGCCCCCGTCGAGGCGCTGGGCTACACGGTCTACACCATCGACCTCGGCGATCAGTTCGTCGCGCAGGTTGGGCCTTTTGCCGACGAGGCGGCGGGCCGCGCCGCGCAGAGCGACATTCAGCGGGTCTACCCCCGCGCCGAGCTCTACCCCCCGCGCGGCCGCTCGCTGGGGACGCCGGCGCCCACGCCCGCTGTGCCAGCCCCGCCCGCTCTACCAGCGGCGGCTCAGCCCTCACCCACGGCGCCAGGGCCTGAAGCCGCGGCCTCCGCCGGGGTCTCCGATCCGGCCCCGGCGCCCAGCGAGCCGACCTACCTGCAAGTCGGCGCCTTCAACAACCCGGAAGGCGCGCAGCGACTCGTGGCCCTGTTGCGAGAACAGGGCTTCTCGCCGAGCGTGAACGCTCCTGAAGGCGGCAAGGCCACTGTGCTCGTGGGGCCCTTCAGCGGTGAAGCGCTGCCGCGCGCCGAGGGCCTGCTGAGGGCGGCGGGCTTCGAGTCTTTCCGGTTGAGGTAGGCGAAAAAGGCGTGACTTCTGTTCCCACAGCGGCGCTCCGGCGGGTGCTGACCTACCTACGCATCCTCGAGGACCTTGAGGCGCAGGAGCGCGAGCTGGGCGAGCCCGGGTCGGTCAGCAGCAGCGAACTTGCCCAGCGCGCGGGCGTCACCCCTTTTCAGGTGCGCAAGGACCTGGCTTATTTCGGCCGCTTCGGCAAGCGTGGTATGGGCTACAGCGTGCCGCTTCTGCGGCGCGAGCTGCAACACGCGCTCGGGCTTCAGCGCAGCTCGAACGTCGTGATTGTCGGCATGGGCCGGCTCGGGCAGGCCATCGCCAACTATCCCGGCCTGGGTGAGGAGCCGTTTCAGTGCGTGGGGCTGTTCGACGTGGACCCCGCCCTTCTGGGGCGCGAGGTGCGCGGCCTGACCATTCAGCCGATCGGAGCGTTGCCCGAGTTCGTGGCGCGGCAGGCGCGGGCGGCGAGTCGGGTCGACCTTGGCATCCTCACCGTTCCTGCCGAACAAGCACAGGAGGCCGCGGAGCTTCTCGTGCGCTCCGGGGTGCGGGGCATTCTGAACTTCACGCCGGTTGTCATTCAATTGCAAGGGTTGCTTGGCGATAGTGGGGAAGCAGAAGAAGGCCCCGGCGTGGTGGTCGAGAATGTCGATTTCCTCGCCGGAATGAAGCGGCTCGCCTTCTATCTGCTCAGCCCTCCGCCCGAGGGGGCGGACCTGGAGGGGAAGAAATGAAAACATTCGCGTCCATGCTGTTGGCTTTGCCACTGCTGCTCGCCAGTTGTGGAAACCTGAACGTGGGGAGCTCGACCCAGCGTCCCTACACCATCACGGTGGAGCAGTTCGGCTATGAGGTTCAGGAGAGTGGCAGGATCATCGTGGCCGACTCGCCTATCGTCTTGAACAGTGCGGCGGGGGCCTACGATGTGGCGACGGTGTCCTACACGGCTGTGCTGCTCAACTCCAAGGGGGAACCCGTCGGCAATGACCAGTCCACCGTGCTGCCCGTCACCGGCACCCTGTTTGGCAAGGCGCGCGGCGGCTACGTGTGTGCGACGACGGCGGCGAGTGCCTGCTCGCTCGCGAGCGCTGACGCGGTCTTTGCCAACACCAGTGACGTACAGTGGCCTGAGAACCGCATTTCGCGGGCGCTGATGCCGGGCGAGTGGGCCATCTTGCACCAGGACGCGTTTCAGGAAAGCTTTAGTGGACCTGTCAGCGGTGATTCGGCGGGGTGGTACGCCCGGTTTACCTTCACAGCCACGCAGTCCAACGGACGCCAGGTGACCTGGCAGCAGAACTACCCGGTGGTCAACCCCACCAAGTAAGTCTGAACGGGTCCGGGCGTCTGGGCTCGTGCCTGGGCTGGCCGGGGCGGATTGGGTCCTGTGCCTCTTTATCTTAGACAGGTTGTCTGAGTTTCTCTCCAGATAGGGCAAGGCCGGCGGCTACGCTACGAGCATGGCCCTTTCTATCCCGATTTATCCTCAGCCGGACGAGCGCGGTCGGTATGGGCGTTTCGGGGGGCGGTACGTCCCTGAAACCCTGATTCCCGCGCTCGACGAACTGACGCAGGCCTACGAGGCCGCGCGGCAGGACCCGGCGTTTCTCTCGGAGTTGGAGTACCTGTTCAAGGAATTCGTGGGCCGGCCCAGCACCCTCTACCTCGCGCAGCGCCTGACCGAGTACGCGGGCGGCGCGCAGATCTACCTCAAGCGCGAGGACCAGAACTTCACCGGTGCCCACAAAATCAACAACTGTCTCGCGCAGGCCCTGCTCGCGAGGCGCATGGGCAAGCGCCGGGTGATCGCCGAGACGGGCGCCGGGCAACACGGGGTGGCGAGTGCCACCGCCGCCGCATTGCTCGGGCTCGACTGCGTGGTCTACATGGGCGAAGAGGACATTCGTCGTCAGGAGCTCAACGTCTTCCGGATGAAGCTGCTCGGTGCGGAGGTTCGCCCGGTCACGAGCGGCACCGGCACCCTCAAGGACGCCACCAACGAGGCGATCCGCGACTGGGTGACGAACGTGCGGGACACCTTTTACATCCTCGGCAGCGTGGTGGGGCCGCACCCTTACCCGGCGATGGTGCGTGACTTCCAGAGCGTGATCGGAGAAGAGGTCAAGCGCCAGCTTCCCGAGGTCGCGGGCCGCGCCTTGCCCGACGCCATCGTCGCCTGCGTGGGTGGCGGCAGCAACGCCATCGGGATCTTCGCGCCCTTCGCCTACCTGCCTGACGGCGAGCGCCCGCGTCTGATCGGCACCGAGGCGGCGGGAGAAGGCGTGGAGACCGGGCGGCATGCGGCGTCCATCGCCGGCGGGCGCATCGGCGTGCTGCACGGCTCGATGATGTATCTGATGAACGACGACGAGGGCCAGATCGTTCCGCCGCACTCGATCAGCGCCGGCCTCGATTATCCCGGCATCGGCCCCGAGCACTGCCATTACGCGGTGACCGGGCTCGCCGAGTACGTGCCGGTCACCGACGCGCAGGCGCTCGAAGCTTTTCAGCTGCTGACCCGGCTCGAAGGCCTGATTCCGGCGCTCGAATCGTCGCACGCGGTCTACCACGCCGTCGAACTCGCGCGCACCATGCGCCCGGACCAGATCATCGTGGTCAATCTCTCGGGGCGGGGCGACAAGGATGTGGCCGAGGTCATGCGCCTGCTGGCGAAGACGGAGGCGGCCTCTGCCCGAGCCTCGTCGGAAGGCCAACCGAAAGCCCAGCCGGTGGAGGTCCGGGCATGACGGCGGTTCAGGGAAAGATGGTCAAGGCGGGGCCCGGCGCGGCACGGCTGCACGCGGCCTTTGACCGGGCCAAGGCGCAAGGGCGTGCGGCGTTCATTCCTTTCATGACGGCGGGATTCCCCAGTGCGGCTGACTTCCTGCCGCTGGCACGCACCCTGCTGGACCGCGCCGATATCATGGAGATCGGCATTCCCTATTCCGATCCGCTGGGCGACGGGCCCACCATCCAGCGGGCTTCCGAGCAGGCGCTGGCGGGGGGCACAAGCACGCGGCGGACCTTTGAGCTGATCCGTGAGCTGCGCCGCACCCACGATACGCCCCTGGTCGTGATGACCTACATCAATCCGATCTATGCCGTCGGTCCCGCCGAGTTCATGC is a genomic window containing:
- a CDS encoding redox-sensing transcriptional repressor Rex, with product MTSVPTAALRRVLTYLRILEDLEAQERELGEPGSVSSSELAQRAGVTPFQVRKDLAYFGRFGKRGMGYSVPLLRRELQHALGLQRSSNVVIVGMGRLGQAIANYPGLGEEPFQCVGLFDVDPALLGREVRGLTIQPIGALPEFVARQARAASRVDLGILTVPAEQAQEAAELLVRSGVRGILNFTPVVIQLQGLLGDSGEAEEGPGVVVENVDFLAGMKRLAFYLLSPPPEGADLEGKK
- the trpB gene encoding tryptophan synthase subunit beta, with translation MALSIPIYPQPDERGRYGRFGGRYVPETLIPALDELTQAYEAARQDPAFLSELEYLFKEFVGRPSTLYLAQRLTEYAGGAQIYLKREDQNFTGAHKINNCLAQALLARRMGKRRVIAETGAGQHGVASATAAALLGLDCVVYMGEEDIRRQELNVFRMKLLGAEVRPVTSGTGTLKDATNEAIRDWVTNVRDTFYILGSVVGPHPYPAMVRDFQSVIGEEVKRQLPEVAGRALPDAIVACVGGGSNAIGIFAPFAYLPDGERPRLIGTEAAGEGVETGRHAASIAGGRIGVLHGSMMYLMNDDEGQIVPPHSISAGLDYPGIGPEHCHYAVTGLAEYVPVTDAQALEAFQLLTRLEGLIPALESSHAVYHAVELARTMRPDQIIVVNLSGRGDKDVAEVMRLLAKTEAASARASSEGQPKAQPVEVRA
- a CDS encoding tetratricopeptide repeat protein; the encoded protein is MHLVTDAARPAAARFFLTAALLCSAGVQAQTLIDTSAAIGVQNTLLEQQPVPGRLPAVALPSPASPAASATPPAPVPAPSAEAPAAARPVTPLTAEQQAALVEAQASYAAGNYPLARAQYEALIVRNFAHPDPHFGLGLTLYALGDLRGAAFEFGQFVVFAPGRFEGPYNLGVIATREERFAEALRLYQTAAQLAGPSAPPTVRAQVLRALAAEQTRIKDYLGLSETYSALVALNPQSSGDLYRRAQSLYLAERYDEALPATYAALQAQPASLSAALLLADVYMAQGLPDRATRELGAAVARVNSGSERSALLLRKAELLTQTDPRSALQAASDARREDTRNAGAFAREGELLAGLGERAAAIAAYRRAAHLDDKNPRHQAALAGLYLAGNEYARARNAVALTLKLKPDAAITARMQYVQGVVAYRQGRSAEALALLRASAQVAPSGEALLWLGLSQYALGDYAAAATTLGESVRLSPTPLARQNLASALLATARYAEAEALARGLVTDGVKNADGWYLLGLAQRAQQRANEARQSFKKAAALGDRRAQDALK
- the rlmN gene encoding 23S rRNA (adenine(2503)-C(2))-methyltransferase RlmN, with translation MQLLLDLHPDAYPLEGFRRRQLLDWVFGQGVGNFGAMTNLPAADRAALEAEYRLNPFQDIETVRSRDGSVKYLFTLLDGRQMEAVYMPYLDRQTICVSTMVGCPARCAFCATGAMGFGRNLTPGEIVGQVLAVAGGEGVAPREIRNLVFMGMGEAMLNYEHTMAAARLLLHPQALGMSRRRVTLSTVGIAKGIRRLAEEDDLGIKLAISLHAPDEATRQKIIPTGAANSIAEIMSAARDYQAVTGRRVTLEYTMLRGLNDHLWQAELLADLLRGLVSHVNLIPMNPWEGSNFESSSEAQIQAFYDALQARGVDVSVRRSRGRDAGAACGQLALKRPGARAGAAPV
- a CDS encoding SPOR domain-containing protein; amino-acid sequence: MTRSRSQPRVSAPPPKPAPPARPARWPDLLTAALALAVVGGLGALWWGERPAPLSAAVVTAPIQAQIPAAPATLTSAPPAASSSSGAQVQSGATEAGTIPPVPAPPPVAEIPPPVVPEPVAPATGVPKPGGPATPSAGSDSAAPGGAGPAADVAASQAPPAPPSAVPAGVAPRAGGAVATSESRTPLRSDYRVTLGTFGSQASAEASAAPVEALGYTVYTIDLGDQFVAQVGPFADEAAGRAAQSDIQRVYPRAELYPPRGRSLGTPAPTPAVPAPPALPAAAQPSPTAPGPEAAASAGVSDPAPAPSEPTYLQVGAFNNPEGAQRLVALLREQGFSPSVNAPEGGKATVLVGPFSGEALPRAEGLLRAAGFESFRLR